A genomic segment from Polyangium mundeleinium encodes:
- a CDS encoding Asp-tRNA(Asn)/Glu-tRNA(Gln) amidotransferase subunit GatC encodes MSPAPEGPATLAEDEVRSLARLANLDLPDAEIRRLTGDLGRILAYVRQLEELDVTGIEPTAHVELGFGAEGAAGRPGAPSVEPTRVELRADEPHESLPHEIALREAPRTSMDGFAVPGFVEED; translated from the coding sequence ATGTCCCCCGCGCCCGAAGGCCCCGCCACCCTCGCCGAGGATGAGGTCCGCTCGCTCGCTCGCCTCGCCAACCTCGATCTGCCAGACGCAGAGATCCGACGCTTGACCGGGGATCTCGGGCGGATCCTCGCGTACGTCCGGCAGCTCGAAGAGCTCGACGTGACGGGGATCGAGCCAACGGCACATGTCGAGCTGGGGTTTGGGGCGGAGGGCGCCGCAGGGCGACCCGGAGCCCCAAGCGTCGAGCCGACGCGGGTAGAGCTCCGCGCAGACGAGCCGCACGAGAGCCTGCCGCACGAGATCGCGCTCCGCGAGGCGCCGCGGACGTCGATGGACGGGTTCGCGGTGCCGGGCTTCGTGGAAGAGGATTGA
- a CDS encoding MFS transporter, which yields MWTLSKSPSLRLTTFGALYLAQGLPSGFVFILYVVFLTDQGLGNAAIGNAIGLMSIPWALKIPLALLMDRFGATRFGRRRPYIVAAELGMGATLLSLLLLDPQRDLRLIGAVLFLHATFTAIQDAATDALAVELLQDGERGKANGVMSAAKSAGVALTGGIGSLVVKRIGWSSLVIIITILIWSVMTLVIAVRERPETDAQGAASAHNAFRFAELRRSFGARTTLIGLAVAILTPAGPALIGTVYTRLLRKDLGLSIETIGTLMGVIEPIAGISGALLGGALADRVGMRKVAASAMAAFGTLLVLFGMSTGLWHSFTFLVAISIALPFFAYAASAVLVGFYMRLTNPTVAATQIAIFTAMTSITSAIAVPLGGRIAERHGAAAVFVTAGILELTFLGLLRFCDPRAAEAQFRAA from the coding sequence ATGTGGACACTGTCCAAGAGCCCCTCGCTTCGCCTGACCACGTTTGGTGCGCTTTACCTCGCGCAAGGCTTGCCGTCCGGCTTTGTCTTCATTCTCTACGTCGTTTTTCTGACGGATCAGGGGCTCGGCAACGCGGCGATCGGCAACGCCATCGGCCTGATGAGCATCCCGTGGGCGCTCAAGATCCCCCTCGCGCTGCTCATGGACCGGTTCGGCGCGACCCGCTTCGGCCGCCGCCGCCCCTATATCGTGGCGGCCGAGCTCGGAATGGGCGCCACGCTGCTCTCCCTGCTGCTCCTCGACCCCCAGCGCGACCTCCGGCTCATCGGCGCCGTGCTCTTTCTCCACGCGACGTTCACGGCCATCCAGGATGCCGCCACGGACGCCCTCGCCGTCGAGCTCCTGCAGGACGGCGAGCGGGGGAAGGCGAACGGCGTGATGTCGGCGGCGAAATCGGCAGGCGTGGCGCTCACCGGTGGTATCGGGTCGCTCGTCGTGAAGCGCATCGGCTGGTCGTCCCTCGTCATCATCATCACGATCCTCATCTGGTCGGTGATGACCCTCGTGATTGCCGTGCGCGAGCGCCCGGAGACCGACGCGCAGGGCGCCGCCAGCGCACACAATGCCTTCCGTTTCGCCGAGCTGCGCCGCTCGTTCGGCGCGAGGACGACCCTCATCGGGCTCGCCGTTGCCATTCTCACGCCTGCGGGGCCCGCGCTCATCGGCACGGTCTACACGCGCTTGCTCCGCAAGGACCTTGGTCTCTCGATCGAGACGATCGGCACGTTGATGGGCGTGATCGAGCCGATCGCCGGCATCAGCGGAGCGCTCCTCGGCGGCGCGCTCGCGGATCGCGTCGGGATGCGCAAGGTCGCCGCGTCGGCGATGGCAGCCTTCGGCACGCTCCTCGTGCTCTTCGGCATGTCCACGGGCCTGTGGCATTCCTTTACGTTCCTCGTGGCCATTTCGATCGCCCTGCCCTTCTTCGCGTACGCCGCGAGCGCGGTCCTCGTCGGGTTTTACATGAGGCTCACGAACCCGACGGTCGCCGCGACGCAGATCGCCATCTTCACGGCCATGACGAGCATCACGTCGGCCATCGCGGTGCCGCTCGGCGGGCGAATCGCGGAGCGACACGGCGCGGCCGCGGTCTTCGTGACCGCAGGGATCCTGGAGCTGACCTTCCTCGGCCTCCTGCGCTTCTGCGACCCTCGCGCGGCCGAAGCCCAGTTCCGCGCCGCATGA
- a CDS encoding OB-fold protein yields MARRCSWFWVALVAFGVVSCSRTDNASREGAAAASASAAPAPPAAPSIRTNPPEVEISHVELLEAYEASATRADERFKGKHVLVRGKLGEVVKDGAKVVVTMPKEAKPDAPSVRCLVRESEAAEITALKPDDPVDVVGKLVKFDKHVEIEGCVVNTQVKACRVVAKALGRGTCEQDREELGARLVLGAEQAALVCGSPSGFEAWRAKTSSLPAQERAGRMISVDTSSCHLTHESLSPRLAVEFSSALARVRWENDVPTLAP; encoded by the coding sequence ATGGCACGCCGATGCTCGTGGTTCTGGGTCGCTCTCGTGGCCTTCGGGGTCGTCTCCTGCTCCCGCACCGACAATGCCTCGCGCGAGGGGGCGGCGGCGGCCTCCGCGAGCGCGGCCCCGGCGCCGCCCGCGGCCCCTTCCATCCGGACGAATCCGCCCGAGGTCGAGATATCCCACGTCGAGCTGCTCGAAGCCTACGAGGCAAGCGCCACGCGCGCCGACGAGCGATTCAAGGGCAAACATGTGCTCGTCCGGGGAAAACTTGGCGAAGTCGTCAAAGACGGGGCCAAAGTGGTGGTGACGATGCCCAAAGAGGCAAAACCCGACGCCCCGTCCGTCCGGTGTTTGGTGCGAGAAAGCGAGGCGGCCGAGATCACCGCCCTGAAGCCCGACGATCCGGTCGATGTGGTGGGCAAGCTCGTGAAATTCGACAAACACGTCGAGATCGAGGGATGTGTCGTCAACACGCAGGTGAAGGCGTGCCGGGTCGTGGCGAAAGCGCTGGGGCGCGGGACGTGCGAGCAGGACCGCGAGGAGCTCGGCGCGCGTCTCGTTCTCGGCGCCGAGCAAGCGGCCCTCGTGTGCGGGAGCCCTTCCGGATTCGAGGCATGGCGCGCGAAGACGTCGAGCCTGCCCGCGCAGGAGCGCGCGGGGCGCATGATCAGCGTCGACACGTCCTCGTGCCACCTCACGCACGAGTCGCTCAGCCCGCGGCTCGCCGTCGAATTCAGCTCGGCGCTGGCGCGCGTCCGCTGGGAGAACGACGTGCCGACGCTCGCGCCGTGA
- a CDS encoding cyclic peptide export ABC transporter, whose protein sequence is MTIIGFIWKEAAAERPKLFIAATGAGLANTLVLTLVTVFAQSPESAGVRSFFLFLFAVLVYVLAARYVFHRMTDIVEEVLYRLKSRIVEKIGRAELAGIERLGTAEIYDRITENATVISNAAGVVTNVMQQIVIFVFAVLYVAWMSLPAFILVAFLIGVGLTLYFTRSEGMTPLLKALGKTRIAFLENLTDLLRGFKEVKLGRERGREIRADIDVASASLRDVSRKANHLFDENFILVCATQFALLGALVFVLPQHVTVESATLSKLVAAVMFLWGPLQGAVSGYPAYVRSNHAIADILALEAKLEGVEDTAELANAEDAWKGTPGTLTLRDVEYAYAGTNGDPSFRIGPIDLSIEPGEILFIVGGNGSGKSTLLKVLTGLYPVTSGTLRASDATVRPENVASYREMISAIFSDFHLFSRVYGLLGADEALVRRLLVEMQLDKKTDFKDGRFTKRDLSTGQRKRLAMIVSLLEDRPICVFDEWAADQDPEFRAYFYDELLPSLRRRGKTVIAVSHDDRFFHCADRVVTMDYGKIRSIDGGRPHVPPTSSSSNEMKTPREAMP, encoded by the coding sequence ATGACGATCATCGGATTCATCTGGAAAGAAGCCGCCGCCGAGCGCCCCAAGCTCTTCATCGCCGCCACCGGCGCCGGCCTCGCGAACACGCTCGTGCTCACGCTCGTCACGGTGTTCGCCCAATCGCCGGAGAGCGCGGGCGTGCGGTCGTTCTTCCTCTTCCTGTTCGCCGTCCTCGTGTACGTCCTGGCCGCGCGTTACGTGTTCCACCGAATGACCGATATCGTCGAGGAGGTCCTCTACCGGCTGAAGAGCCGCATCGTGGAGAAGATCGGGCGCGCCGAGCTCGCCGGCATCGAGCGCCTCGGAACAGCCGAGATCTACGATCGCATCACGGAGAACGCGACGGTCATCTCCAACGCCGCGGGCGTCGTGACAAACGTCATGCAGCAGATCGTGATCTTCGTGTTCGCGGTCCTCTACGTCGCGTGGATGTCCTTGCCGGCCTTCATCCTCGTCGCCTTCCTGATCGGGGTGGGGCTCACGCTTTATTTCACGCGCTCGGAGGGGATGACCCCCTTGCTGAAGGCGCTCGGAAAGACCCGCATCGCGTTCCTCGAAAACCTCACCGACCTGCTCCGGGGCTTCAAGGAGGTGAAGCTCGGACGCGAGCGGGGCCGCGAGATCCGCGCGGACATCGACGTGGCGTCGGCCTCCCTCCGGGACGTCTCGCGCAAAGCCAACCACCTCTTCGACGAAAACTTCATCCTCGTCTGCGCCACGCAATTCGCGCTCCTCGGCGCGCTCGTGTTCGTCCTGCCGCAGCACGTGACGGTCGAGTCGGCCACGCTCTCGAAGCTCGTCGCCGCGGTCATGTTCCTGTGGGGGCCGCTCCAGGGAGCGGTCAGCGGCTATCCCGCGTACGTCCGGTCGAACCACGCCATTGCCGATATCCTCGCGCTCGAGGCGAAGCTCGAAGGGGTCGAGGACACGGCCGAGCTCGCGAACGCCGAGGATGCGTGGAAGGGAACGCCCGGGACCCTCACGCTGAGGGACGTCGAATACGCGTATGCGGGGACGAACGGCGACCCCTCGTTCCGCATCGGCCCGATCGATCTCTCGATCGAGCCCGGGGAGATCCTCTTCATCGTCGGGGGCAACGGGAGCGGCAAATCCACGCTCCTCAAGGTCCTGACGGGCCTGTACCCGGTGACATCCGGGACGCTCCGCGCGAGCGACGCGACGGTGCGCCCCGAGAACGTGGCCTCCTACCGCGAGATGATCTCCGCGATCTTCTCCGATTTTCATCTTTTTTCGAGGGTTTACGGGCTCCTCGGCGCCGACGAGGCCCTCGTCCGCCGCCTGCTCGTGGAGATGCAGCTCGACAAGAAGACCGATTTCAAGGACGGACGCTTCACGAAGCGTGACCTGTCCACCGGCCAAAGGAAGCGCCTGGCGATGATCGTCTCGCTCCTCGAGGATCGGCCCATCTGCGTGTTCGACGAGTGGGCTGCCGATCAGGACCCGGAGTTCCGCGCGTACTTCTACGATGAGCTCCTTCCGTCCCTCCGGCGGCGAGGCAAGACCGTGATCGCCGTGAGCCACGACGACCGGTTCTTTCACTGCGCGGATCGGGTCGTGACGATGGATTATGGTAAAATCCGGTCCATCGACGGCGGACGGCCGCACGTTCCCCCCACATCTTCTTCCTCGAACGAAATGAAGACCCCCAGGGAGGCCATGCCATGA
- a CDS encoding YcjF family protein: MTIEKAQTKDTKPAPKQDTDEPKIEVKTETIEEPKPAAAAKEEPKPAAKEEPKPAAKEAPKPAAKEETMSRVGRAEAIIRRNVLWSLGAGVVPIPFVDALAVSGVQIKMLAELSDLYGVPFKDDAAKKVIGSLLSSLGGVTVGAAIGSSFAKLLPGVGTALGIVTVPLVAGAFTHATGKVFLMHFESGGTILDFDPHAMRAYFKQEFERAKETVAKVQEQERANTTKAS; the protein is encoded by the coding sequence ATGACCATCGAGAAGGCACAAACCAAGGACACGAAACCCGCCCCGAAGCAGGACACGGATGAGCCGAAGATCGAGGTGAAGACCGAGACGATCGAGGAGCCCAAGCCCGCCGCGGCCGCGAAAGAAGAGCCCAAGCCCGCCGCGAAAGAAGAGCCCAAGCCCGCCGCGAAAGAAGCGCCCAAGCCCGCCGCGAAAGAAGAGACCATGTCGCGTGTCGGGCGCGCCGAGGCCATCATCCGGCGCAACGTGCTCTGGTCGCTCGGCGCGGGCGTGGTGCCGATCCCCTTCGTCGACGCGCTCGCCGTTTCGGGCGTGCAGATCAAGATGCTCGCCGAGCTCTCGGATCTTTACGGAGTCCCGTTCAAGGACGACGCCGCCAAGAAGGTCATCGGCTCCTTGCTCTCGAGCCTCGGCGGCGTGACGGTCGGCGCCGCGATCGGCTCGAGCTTCGCGAAGCTCCTCCCCGGCGTGGGCACGGCGCTCGGCATCGTCACGGTGCCGCTCGTCGCGGGCGCGTTCACGCACGCGACCGGGAAGGTCTTCCTGATGCATTTCGAGTCCGGCGGGACCATCCTCGATTTCGATCCGCACGCGATGCGCGCGTACTTCAAGCAGGAGTTCGAGCGCGCCAAGGAGACCGTCGCGAAGGTCCAGGAACAAGAACGCGCGAACACGACGAAGGCGAGCTGA
- a CDS encoding prohibitin family protein, with translation MTERDPSGDERTNDATPVVVEPAHRRPEDPSLRVRLLKRVQQIQFYAYTTLVLVLLVLGFLWPRIFISVPAGSHAVMYRFFKGGTVTNRVWPEGLNVIPPWDRLTVYETRLQQQTLEFNVLSEEGLDLGVKVSIRYRPNKEMLGFLHQDIGTEYFERLIKPEVESHVRRTFGSRSAHEIYSSTRDVLQELGQIPVLGRLEEEKGKLDSEPYVLIQELKLVAINLPDIVEQAIADKYKQEQLMLEYRYKLQREENEAERKRTEAAGIRDYNLIVAKVNPDLLRWRSIEATLELAKSQNSKVVVLGGGQGAQMLLNVETAMGGSPSAATPPEPAKPVAAEPAPPPAQEPAKVPEPAAAKP, from the coding sequence ATGACCGAGCGCGATCCTTCCGGAGACGAAAGGACGAACGACGCCACCCCGGTGGTCGTCGAGCCCGCGCACAGGAGGCCCGAAGATCCCAGCCTGCGGGTTCGCCTCCTGAAACGGGTGCAGCAGATTCAGTTTTACGCGTACACCACCCTGGTCCTGGTGCTGCTCGTGCTCGGCTTCTTGTGGCCGCGCATCTTCATCAGCGTCCCGGCCGGCAGTCACGCCGTCATGTATCGGTTCTTCAAGGGCGGCACCGTGACGAACCGTGTTTGGCCCGAGGGGCTCAACGTCATCCCGCCCTGGGACCGCTTGACCGTGTACGAGACACGGCTCCAGCAGCAGACGCTCGAGTTCAACGTCCTCAGCGAGGAGGGGCTCGATCTCGGGGTCAAGGTCTCGATCCGGTATCGCCCCAACAAGGAGATGCTCGGCTTCTTGCATCAGGACATCGGGACGGAATACTTCGAGCGGCTCATCAAGCCGGAGGTCGAGTCGCACGTGCGGCGCACGTTCGGATCGAGGTCGGCGCACGAGATCTATTCGAGCACCCGCGACGTGCTCCAGGAGCTCGGGCAGATCCCCGTCCTCGGCCGGCTCGAGGAGGAGAAGGGAAAGCTCGATTCCGAGCCGTACGTGCTCATCCAGGAGCTCAAGCTCGTCGCCATCAATCTGCCGGACATCGTCGAGCAGGCGATCGCGGACAAGTACAAGCAGGAGCAGCTCATGCTCGAGTACCGCTACAAGCTCCAGCGCGAGGAGAACGAGGCGGAGCGAAAGCGCACGGAGGCCGCCGGCATCCGCGATTACAACCTCATCGTGGCCAAGGTGAACCCCGATCTGCTCCGGTGGCGGAGCATCGAGGCCACGCTCGAGCTCGCGAAATCGCAAAACAGCAAGGTCGTGGTCCTCGGTGGGGGGCAGGGAGCGCAGATGCTCCTGAACGTGGAGACGGCCATGGGCGGGAGCCCTTCCGCGGCGACGCCGCCCGAGCCCGCCAAACCCGTGGCTGCCGAGCCCGCCCCTCCGCCGGCGCAGGAGCCTGCCAAGGTCCCCGAGCCCGCCGCCGCCAAACCCTGA
- a CDS encoding substrate-binding domain-containing protein, with the protein MASAPDKPRPTPSAGDPFTLRDAAGLVVVVSVLGSLGYAFVREQLALQHIETPLIVDVKTTTTTQTDLCGPLTRDGRPEVISMLYSNDKREWIEEAADRFAKLCPNIQVKITAMGDIQSANAILSGEQTPTLWAPADELVLRYLDVRWQKEKGHGEKLFDMAKRTSIARSPLVFLLWDDRRQVLEAVAKARPPKQGPWVEYMCPLVPTNPRLTGMAIEDMVPGKWIDWYNPILPAPQKEPPPWRRKAEPKPAEEEPTYRAPFPTIGQIRSWGRMKFAHTSPTRSASGLEALYLMAYDYVLPPSERSGGEKAGAAEFQRAFTEKRQAFGAWLRRCEAGLDAAPESASLLTDTIFNVGGSRYDGVVTYEHNTFSIFHRFDRFASAVASMRVLYPQPTIMNDHPVVFLKLKTNITEAREVAAGKWVDYLLGEATQKRAIEFGFRPANPAVSIRDYDSPQNSFLRFRRYRVQFEDELSEPPRLDGDMVYDLVRVWEDATGRN; encoded by the coding sequence GTGGCCAGCGCCCCCGACAAACCCCGCCCGACGCCCTCTGCCGGAGACCCCTTTACCCTCCGCGACGCGGCCGGCCTCGTCGTCGTCGTGAGCGTCCTGGGCTCGCTCGGGTACGCCTTCGTCCGCGAGCAGCTCGCCCTGCAGCACATCGAGACACCGCTGATCGTCGACGTGAAGACCACGACGACCACGCAGACCGACCTCTGCGGCCCCCTGACGCGGGACGGGCGCCCGGAGGTCATCAGCATGCTCTACAGCAATGACAAGAGGGAGTGGATCGAGGAGGCCGCCGATCGTTTCGCGAAGCTCTGCCCGAACATCCAGGTGAAGATCACGGCCATGGGCGACATCCAGTCGGCCAACGCGATCCTGTCCGGGGAGCAGACGCCGACGCTGTGGGCGCCCGCCGACGAGCTCGTCCTGCGATATCTCGACGTGCGCTGGCAGAAGGAGAAGGGCCATGGCGAGAAGCTCTTCGACATGGCGAAGCGGACGTCCATCGCCCGCTCTCCCCTGGTCTTTTTGTTATGGGACGACCGGCGGCAGGTCCTCGAGGCTGTCGCGAAGGCCCGGCCCCCGAAGCAGGGGCCCTGGGTCGAGTACATGTGCCCCCTCGTCCCGACGAACCCCCGCCTCACGGGCATGGCCATCGAGGACATGGTCCCGGGGAAATGGATCGACTGGTACAACCCGATCCTGCCCGCGCCGCAGAAGGAGCCTCCGCCGTGGCGGCGGAAAGCCGAGCCGAAGCCCGCGGAGGAGGAGCCCACGTATCGCGCTCCCTTCCCCACCATCGGCCAGATACGATCCTGGGGCCGCATGAAGTTCGCGCACACCTCGCCGACACGATCGGCGTCAGGGCTCGAGGCGCTCTACCTCATGGCGTACGATTACGTGCTCCCGCCGTCGGAACGGTCGGGTGGGGAGAAGGCGGGCGCCGCGGAGTTCCAGCGCGCCTTCACGGAGAAACGGCAGGCCTTCGGCGCCTGGCTGCGCCGCTGCGAGGCGGGACTGGACGCGGCGCCGGAGTCCGCGTCCCTGCTCACCGATACGATCTTCAACGTGGGCGGGTCGCGCTACGACGGCGTCGTCACGTACGAGCACAACACGTTTTCGATCTTCCATCGGTTCGATCGGTTCGCCAGCGCCGTGGCGAGCATGCGCGTCCTTTATCCGCAACCGACGATCATGAACGACCACCCGGTGGTCTTTCTGAAGCTCAAAACCAACATCACCGAGGCGCGGGAGGTCGCCGCCGGCAAGTGGGTCGACTACCTGCTCGGCGAGGCGACGCAGAAGAGGGCGATCGAGTTCGGGTTTCGCCCGGCGAACCCCGCGGTCTCCATCCGTGACTACGACTCGCCCCAAAATTCGTTTTTGCGATTCCGCCGGTATCGCGTGCAGTTCGAGGACGAGCTGTCCGAGCCCCCGCGCCTCGACGGTGACATGGTGTACGACCTGGTCCGCGTCTGGGAGGACGCGACGGGGCGGAACTGA
- a CDS encoding 50S ribosomal protein L11 methyltransferase produces MHAIDSLLRSALADKRLNHIEGLHIVTDRLDYRPIDQVFPLFAEQQFFLDELQRDKLQGAEVLEIGLGSGVLSIGALRAGAKRVTALEINPRAKVFAGFNAMVNGVADRLVILDGHEQIFHPVEGRRFDYIVSNPPFEPTPPGMSYFYHSAAGPYGLDFLDKLFAGLDAHLADDGHAQIVTAAPGNAAEPTLLVELCRTHLQGRTRIVRNAVTMTFDAIMDRLAAKEMGPTSGVDALREMARRDGVTHIHLCVIHHDKGPKELRVETSERIYEDIWDLPAQEIVL; encoded by the coding sequence ATGCACGCGATCGATTCTCTGCTCCGGTCGGCGCTCGCCGACAAGCGATTGAACCACATCGAGGGTCTCCACATCGTCACGGACCGGCTCGATTACCGACCCATTGATCAGGTCTTCCCGCTTTTCGCCGAGCAGCAGTTCTTCCTGGACGAGCTCCAGCGGGACAAGCTCCAGGGCGCCGAGGTGCTGGAGATCGGCCTCGGCTCGGGCGTGCTGTCCATCGGAGCCCTGCGGGCGGGAGCGAAACGGGTGACTGCGCTGGAGATCAACCCCCGCGCGAAGGTCTTCGCAGGCTTCAACGCCATGGTGAACGGCGTCGCGGACAGGCTCGTGATCCTCGACGGCCACGAGCAAATCTTCCATCCCGTGGAGGGGCGGAGGTTCGATTACATCGTTTCGAACCCTCCGTTCGAGCCCACGCCGCCCGGCATGTCGTATTTCTACCACTCTGCCGCCGGCCCTTACGGCCTCGACTTCCTGGACAAACTCTTCGCCGGTCTGGACGCGCACCTCGCGGACGACGGGCACGCGCAGATCGTGACGGCGGCGCCAGGGAACGCGGCGGAGCCGACGCTGCTCGTCGAGCTTTGCCGGACCCACCTCCAGGGCAGGACGCGGATCGTGCGCAACGCCGTCACCATGACGTTCGACGCGATCATGGATCGGCTCGCCGCAAAGGAAATGGGCCCGACGTCGGGAGTCGACGCCCTGCGCGAGATGGCGCGGAGAGATGGCGTGACGCACATCCACCTTTGCGTGATCCATCACGACAAGGGCCCGAAGGAGCTCCGCGTGGAGACCTCGGAGCGGATCTACGAAGACATCTGGGATCTCCCCGCCCAGGAGATCGTGCTGTAA
- a CDS encoding zinc metalloprotease translates to MKRVHHVVALGGLFFGAASFAGCAAEDGTYDDVDDDLVGDEIPVDPASRPTRACGVMDLPEAELLRVEGEFERIKVVRPANAFTSPTTIPVYFHVINKGTGIANGDIPQSQIDAQMTVLNNAYAGTGFSFQLISVDRTTNATWYTMGHGSTAETNAKNALRKGDKNALNVYTANLGGGLLGWATFPSDYTGAPKRDGVVLLFSSVPGGTASPYNEGDTGTHEVGHWLGLYHTFQGGCASPGDSVSDTPPEASAASGCPTGRDSCSGGGVDPITNFMDYTNDSCMNTFSAGQITRMQSQWDTYRDTGTPPPPPPPPPPPPPPSGTCAHDKCVTGAALNASACGSVVASVCASDSYCCTTSWDSQCVSEVFSYGGSVACGTGSCAHSLCTSGTKLTKGCDPNGVVTTICNADPYCCSNSWDSTCVNNVGTIAGKTCN, encoded by the coding sequence ATGAAACGAGTCCATCACGTGGTGGCCCTCGGGGGCCTCTTCTTCGGAGCTGCTTCGTTCGCCGGTTGTGCCGCGGAGGACGGCACGTACGACGACGTCGACGACGATCTCGTGGGCGACGAGATCCCCGTGGATCCGGCTTCTCGTCCCACGCGCGCGTGTGGCGTCATGGACCTCCCCGAGGCCGAGCTCCTGCGCGTCGAAGGGGAATTCGAGCGCATCAAGGTGGTGCGTCCGGCAAACGCCTTTACCAGCCCGACCACGATCCCCGTGTACTTCCACGTGATCAACAAGGGCACGGGCATCGCGAACGGCGACATCCCGCAGAGCCAGATCGACGCGCAGATGACGGTGCTCAACAACGCGTACGCGGGCACCGGGTTCTCGTTCCAGTTGATCTCGGTCGATCGGACGACGAACGCGACCTGGTACACGATGGGCCACGGCTCGACGGCGGAGACGAATGCCAAGAACGCGCTCCGCAAGGGCGACAAGAACGCGCTCAACGTCTACACGGCGAACCTCGGCGGCGGCCTCCTCGGCTGGGCGACGTTCCCCTCGGACTACACCGGCGCGCCCAAGAGGGACGGCGTCGTGCTCCTCTTCTCCTCCGTGCCCGGCGGGACCGCATCGCCCTACAACGAGGGCGACACCGGCACGCACGAGGTCGGCCACTGGCTGGGCCTCTACCACACGTTCCAGGGCGGCTGCGCTTCCCCGGGCGATTCGGTCTCGGATACGCCGCCCGAGGCCTCGGCGGCCAGCGGGTGTCCGACGGGCCGTGACTCCTGCTCCGGCGGCGGGGTCGACCCGATCACCAACTTCATGGACTACACCAATGACTCCTGCATGAACACGTTCTCGGCGGGCCAGATCACCCGCATGCAGAGCCAGTGGGACACGTATCGCGACACGGGCACGCCGCCGCCCCCGCCGCCTCCTCCTCCGCCGCCCCCGCCGCCGTCCGGTACGTGCGCACACGACAAGTGCGTCACCGGGGCGGCGCTGAATGCGTCGGCGTGTGGCTCGGTCGTCGCGAGCGTCTGCGCCTCCGACTCCTATTGCTGCACCACGTCTTGGGATAGCCAGTGCGTGAGCGAGGTGTTCAGCTACGGCGGCAGCGTCGCGTGCGGTACCGGCTCTTGCGCGCACAGCCTGTGTACGAGCGGCACGAAGCTCACCAAGGGCTGCGACCCGAACGGCGTCGTGACGACGATCTGCAATGCGGATCCCTATTGCTGCAGCAACTCCTGGGACAGCACCTGCGTGAACAACGTCGGCACCATCGCCGGCAAGACCTGCAACTGA